A genomic window from Aquabacterium sp. OR-4 includes:
- a CDS encoding excisionase produces MTLAEWGAMRFTTPPSAYVLRQLCRRGLFDPPVEKIGRTWYIREDAVLLTADARGHDLEVSGDPGAPPRRLTLVEKLKLGGAI; encoded by the coding sequence ATGACGCTGGCCGAGTGGGGTGCAATGCGCTTCACGACACCTCCGTCGGCCTACGTGCTACGGCAGCTGTGTCGGCGCGGGCTGTTCGATCCGCCGGTCGAGAAGATTGGGCGCACCTGGTACATCCGCGAAGACGCCGTGTTGCTCACGGCTGATGCCAGGGGGCACGACTTGGAGGTCAGCGGCGACCCTGGCGCACCGCCGCGCCGCCTGACGCTGGTGGAGAAGCTGAAGTTGGGCGGGGCGATCTGA